A single window of Spirochaetaceae bacterium DNA harbors:
- a CDS encoding sulfatase, which translates to MAHTRPNVVFILADDLGWCDLGIEGSRFYESPHLDRLARGGMRFTQGYAACQVCSPSRASILTGKYPPRHGITDWIGAPAGEAWRELGRHSRLLPAEYERSLRANEVTFAEVFRRAGYRTFFAGKWHLGDTGAAPEDFGFQVNKGGWKVGSPMGGYFAPWHNPKLEPGPDGESLPLRLGRETAKFIGDHRDGPFLAYLSFYSVHGPIQTSRDRWERFRAKAAAQGAARRRQRFRFDGSRPVRLVEDCPIYAGMIEAMDEAVGLVLDALDRFGLADNTVVCFTSDNGGASTGDAFPASMLPLRGGKGRQWEGGIREPLYVRFPGVVAPGATCDVPVSGIDFYPTLLELAGLEVPPEQVIDGRSMVPLLRGRHDAAIAERDLFWHYPHYGNQGGDPSSTIRRGPWKLIHYHEDGHHELYHLESDPGEQRDVRNEQRSTADHLWRRLRRWLAETGARFPEPDPRYDAARQRAFLRHFEHQRMPELEEQHAAYLDPDWQPNPDWWGSQVVTD; encoded by the coding sequence ATGGCCCACACCCGGCCCAACGTGGTGTTCATTCTGGCCGACGACCTGGGGTGGTGCGACCTCGGCATCGAGGGCAGCCGCTTCTACGAGAGCCCGCACCTCGACCGGCTGGCGCGCGGCGGGATGCGCTTCACCCAGGGTTATGCCGCCTGCCAGGTGTGCAGCCCGTCGCGCGCCAGCATCCTGACCGGAAAGTACCCGCCGCGCCACGGGATCACCGATTGGATCGGGGCGCCGGCCGGCGAGGCGTGGCGTGAGCTGGGGCGGCACAGCAGGCTGCTGCCCGCCGAGTACGAGCGGAGCCTGCGAGCGAACGAGGTGACCTTCGCCGAGGTGTTTCGGCGGGCCGGCTACCGCACCTTCTTTGCCGGCAAGTGGCACCTCGGCGACACCGGCGCCGCCCCGGAGGACTTCGGCTTCCAGGTCAACAAGGGCGGCTGGAAGGTGGGCTCGCCGATGGGCGGCTACTTCGCGCCGTGGCACAACCCGAAGCTGGAACCGGGACCCGACGGCGAGTCGCTGCCGCTGCGGCTGGGCCGGGAGACGGCGAAATTCATCGGCGACCACCGCGACGGGCCGTTTCTGGCCTACCTGTCGTTCTACTCCGTGCACGGACCGATCCAGACCAGCCGCGACCGCTGGGAGCGGTTTCGCGCCAAGGCCGCCGCCCAGGGGGCGGCGCGGCGGCGTCAGCGGTTCCGGTTCGACGGCAGCCGCCCGGTGCGGCTGGTGGAGGACTGCCCGATCTATGCCGGCATGATCGAGGCGATGGACGAGGCGGTCGGCCTGGTGCTCGACGCCCTGGATCGCTTCGGACTGGCCGACAACACGGTCGTCTGCTTCACCTCCGACAACGGCGGCGCCTCGACCGGCGACGCCTTCCCCGCTTCGATGCTGCCCCTGCGCGGCGGCAAGGGACGGCAGTGGGAGGGCGGCATCCGCGAGCCGCTGTACGTCCGCTTCCCCGGCGTGGTGGCACCGGGGGCCACGTGCGACGTGCCGGTGTCGGGCATCGACTTCTATCCCACGCTGCTGGAACTGGCGGGTCTGGAGGTGCCGCCCGAGCAGGTGATCGACGGCCGCAGCATGGTCCCGCTGCTGCGCGGCCGACACGACGCCGCGATCGCCGAACGCGACCTGTTCTGGCACTACCCCCACTACGGCAACCAGGGCGGCGACCCCTCGTCGACGATCCGCCGCGGCCCCTGGAAGCTGATCCATTACCACGAGGACGGCCACCACGAGCTGTACCACCTGGAGTCCGATCCGGGCGAGCAGCGTGACGTGCGGAACGAGCAGCGATCCACCGCCGACCACCTGTGGCGGCGCCTGCGACGCTGGCTCGCCGAGACGGGCGCCAGGTTCCCGGAGCCCGACCCGCGGTACGATGCGGCCCGCCAGCGGGCGTTCCTGCGTCACTTCGAGCACCAACGGATGCCCGAGTTGGAGGAGCAGCACGCCGCTTACCTCGACCCCGACTGGCAGCCCAACCCCGACTGGTGGGGCAGCCAGGTAGTCACCGATTAG